The Pelosinus sp. IPA-1 genome contains a region encoding:
- a CDS encoding response regulator: protein MIKVLVVEDDPMVAELNRRYIERIQDFTFCGIVKNGEEALAVLKEKNIDLVLLDIFMPNMNGLELLAKIRQQNVSVDVIVVSAARENQSIQTALRNGAVDYLIKPFEFERFQAALIAFKKRLKAIRGETGLSQNDLDQQIFAKIPHKDIELPKGLDRNTIKRVWGHILDRQEEFTAEEMAQYVGLSPVSIRKYLKYFQSMDLLHVEISYGSVGRPVYRYRCNREK from the coding sequence ATGATTAAGGTATTAGTAGTAGAAGATGATCCTATGGTAGCAGAGTTAAATCGACGTTATATTGAAAGGATCCAAGATTTTACATTCTGCGGTATCGTTAAAAATGGTGAGGAAGCCTTAGCTGTTCTAAAAGAAAAGAATATTGATTTAGTATTGTTAGATATTTTTATGCCCAATATGAACGGGCTTGAGTTATTAGCTAAGATCCGTCAGCAGAACGTTAGTGTCGATGTCATCGTAGTATCTGCTGCACGAGAAAATCAAAGTATTCAAACGGCTCTTCGAAATGGAGCAGTAGATTATTTGATTAAACCTTTTGAGTTTGAAAGATTTCAAGCTGCTTTAATCGCTTTCAAAAAAAGATTGAAAGCGATAAGAGGGGAAACTGGCTTATCTCAAAATGATTTGGATCAGCAAATTTTTGCGAAAATACCACACAAAGACATTGAATTGCCTAAGGGGTTAGACCGAAATACGATTAAGCGAGTATGGGGGCACATTTTAGATAGGCAAGAAGAGTTTACGGCAGAAGAGATGGCTCAGTATGTAGGACTTTCTCCCGTTTCAATCCGTAAATATCTTAAGTATTTTCAAAGCATGGATTTACTACATGTAGAAATAAGTTATGGATCCGTAGGCAGGCCAGTATATCGTTATCGTT